TCTGCAAAAATAATTACCAAGATGATGTAAAGAAAGCCCCATTTAACCAAGTATCTTTTATAAGAggcaataattttttttttcgaaatcaaGATCATGATCAGCACTCTACTTATGGGAATGCTCTACagggtttggtttgtttatttttacgtcctattaacagccagggtcatgtaaggacgtgccaggtttgatggtggaggaaagccggagtacccggagaaaaaccaccgaccagcggtcagtacctggcaactgccccacatgggattcgaacccgcatcccagaggtggagggcttgtggtaacatgtcgggacatcttaaccactcggtcaccgcGGCCCCATGCTCTACAGAAGCTTTATGTTACTATGTGAAACCAGATATGTTTGCCTCTTATATAAATGAATTTGTTTAGGCGTAATCAAATTCAGCATAAAATCAATCTTGAAAAGCTAAGCAAATGATAAAGTAATGATTTACAGAAAATTTAATGAGAATATTAGTCTTTTAGTATCAAAAAAATGTCTAGTAGGAaaaccttatatatatatatgtattttgatgtttacaCCTGAGAACCGGAACTACTCGCACTAGTTGCGCCATCGACAATATAGCCCCTATTTTTTTGTGAAGGGACGTAGGCTCCCATTATATGCATATTTCAGTGCTTTTCCTAacctggccaccagtctctagaatataaAATTGTCACCAAAATTTGACTTGATGATTTTTGTCTCTGTGACATGTCGGTTTCTTCGATGCTTaaaactaggggagataatctcaGTTGATAAAATCTTATCAATAACTtaagagactggtggccaggtTAGGAAAAGCACTGAAATATAATTACTTCTCAATACATGCATTACATATTTGCatatatcacagagttatctgcccttgcaggtaggtattgattgtgatgtcatgtgtttgcgagcataacgtcatacttttcagagaaatttagctcacaaaacaatgacgtcacaatggatacctaccctcaagggagataactctgttatatgcaaaaacggaataCTGCATTTAATTACAGCCAGTTATTTCATATGGATTGGGGATCAATGTTGAGTAATGACAGTGacaaataatatcataatgGTAGAATTTACATTGTCGTGGGAAGAGGGATGCAAGGATTGGAAAAagtgaaaagaaaagaaaataatagagagctatatttgtaaaaaaaaaaaaaaaattcttattcTCCAACTATTCACAGGTTTTTCTACAGTTTAAGTCTTTTATCAACACCTAAGGTAACATAGGTATGACAGATTGTGTGCCCTTTAACCTTTTGAACAGAAACTACAGGCAAAACAattatgtgatgtcataatgtGCGGTGTAACTGTGGCATACATTATCAATAGCATCACAGGCATTTGGCTCTACTGACATTTTTatctctatatacatgtaatacagtattatatatatatatatacaatatatgtctatagagccaaatgccTGTGATAGCATCAACAATTCAAAGTTAATGGAACCATGATGTTGCGGTCAAATGCTCCTTAAAAGACTTCATAATTTTGTTCATATGTGGGAGAAAAATATTCGTTCCCTAAGATTAGAGGGAGTGACAAAGGGAGAGAACTTGTGAATGCTCATTCTCTTCTACAAGGTTCAGGTTGGATTTTCATAAATTCCTTCCAAAGGGGTTGTCACACCTCCAAGGCAGGGAAAGATTTGTCATTCTCCTTTCGGGTTTGTGTCAGCTAGGTCTTGTGGTTCTTGTTGATTGTCATATCGTTGAAAAGTTTGGTGCTGTGCAACTGTCCTAGGTCATCCGTTTAAATAATCTCTGTTTGGGATAGACCAACTCACCACAAAATTTTTGAGTTGCTTTAAAGGTCTGAAGGGAAAATTTCTCATTTTATTTCTAAggtaaatgtttaaaaataattttcaattaaatgtgCAAGGTCCATATCAAACACACACTTTACTGAAAGTAAAACATTATATCAACTGTCTGTGATTTCAAGCAGTTTTAAGGgaccagataaattttgaaataaaacattttgccaatttttcaaaacaaaggcaaatagagaaaaaaaaaaaaaaaaatgattttcagatCAGATGCCTATGGGGTAGGCAAAATTTCTTTTGAGTAAGTCGGTCATTTAATtccaaacaattttattttggaTAAATTTTGGATTATTTTGGACAAGATTTGGATTTAGATCTTATAGGATTTGTTGTTGTTCAACAAGATATTGACTGAAATTCAACCATACCTTTATTAGAAAGAAATTGGGAGCTTTTAattcataagaaaatatataacaagaggcccatgggccttaacagtcatctgactcctggcacaaaacaacaaagtcacagtataaagtagtggttaacaattaatataaacaatacaaggaactcattagttgaatatgtaagagtctgaaataggtaaatgtcatttgttgaacaaacttggtagcccttcatccatatatggttgtaaccatttcaaggattaaggaggaaTAAGATTTGACAGccaaaggactaggtatggtaagggtattttttggcccccaaatacGCTATTTTTCAAAGCTTGTTATTTTACGATgttaatcttgcatttcaaatattaactacatacttgacatatttgatagtgctattaggtaatatagcagttctagttgccatggcaaccatttttattatacataaattatgcaaaatgtgaaaatttcatcaaaattgaccctttttatgcagtttttcatctagttaacatagagcgcattctagaacaaactttatatttctcaaaatgatgtattctcCGTGTCTGCTAATtcacttaaaatataaagtgtGTTCTAGGTTGCGCTCTATTGATTTTAAaggaaaaactatcaaaaatatgccaaaattgaccaaaaatatgccaaaattgaccaaattttcaaatttgcataatttatgcatagttaccatggttatatagcaaaaacatactttctgtcaacaaaaatatcattgagtttttatcaggggcatattcaatatttcaaacgcagcaaattaatttctaaatactttatttgaaatttggtagatttaggggccaaaaagagccattatcatatctagtcatttcagcaaagctcccatttcgGACCCCCGCCgttctatccccatgggtcttacatcggttctttataaaatattattgtcctcacctaaagttcccccttctgggccctgcccctctgtcCCGAGAGTCGGACCCAACTCgtttttatcaaatatgattgtccttccccagtgatgtttcacacaaaatatggatgcatTAATCctctcaagggttaaggaggagtagattttaaagccaaatttcatcaaagttcccccttctgagccccacTCCTCTGTCCGGAGGGGTCGAACCTAACTCgtttatataatatgatgttttacacaaaatatggatgaaatcacctcaagggttaaggagtaggattttaaagctaaaacaagtacttattgtaatggacaccattacataatcCCCGAAACGACCctctccctccccctccccacCTGCAGCAAATCAAGATTGCAGTTGCACAGTGTATGAGCATCTTGGAGGAAATTTCGCGGTACTTTTATATTCAATGAATATCagataaaaatttgaaaacaggatGTTGGCCCAGCGACAATCTTTCAAAGTTTTAATAATATTGATCAGCATCCCTTAATACCACTATAGACTGTTATCAAAAATTATGCATGAAAAATTTGACCCAGGGTCAAAAGAACGAAAACGAGGCAAAGCGAGGTTGTCTATGTCAACAAATATGGCGGCACATACTGCTGTCATGGATGAGAACATTGAACCCAGACGAAGCGACTGTTCCACATTGTAATGGTAATGCAAAGTTGCATAAAGACCTTTCATTCCACCGTTTCCCATCGGAGAAGAAAGAAGATTTACGGAAATGCTGGATAATTGCtactaattttcattgaaatcaggATATTAgcccagtggccatcttggaataccaaaatcttaacAAAActatttgcatgttgttcacCATCACCTAAAAcacctatagaccaattttcattgagatcgtagaccgaaaccttaaaacaggaagtgggccagcggccatcttggaaaaccttccctaatgatgttttacaccaaatatggataaaatccaATCAAGAGTTAAGGTAGGATTTTAGAGCCAATTTTCATCAAAtttcccccttctgagccccgcccctctgtcctcaggggtcggacctaactcgttcatataaaatatgattgtccttcccaaatgatgtttcacaccaaatatggatgaaatccatctaaggatgaaggagtaggattttaaaacttaaattaagaaaatttccccttttggggccccaaccCTCTGCCTCAAGGgccagaccaggctcatttatataaaatatgattgtccttcctcaatgatgtttcacaccaaatatggatgaaatccatccaatgatgaaggaggagtagcattttaaagctaaatttttttttaaattgcccttttggggcccatccgtcagcccctaggggtcggggcagtctcattgatataaaatatgattgtcctttcccaacaatgtttcaaaccaaatttggttgtcatccatccaaggatgaaggatgagtaggattttaaagctaaaatttaaaaaaattgaccTTTTCTGTCCCATCCTTCAGCCCCTAAGGTCAGGGCAGCCTCTttgatgtaaaatatgattgcccttttcaaacaatgtttcaaaccaaatttggttgccatTCATCctaggatgaaggaggagtaggattttgaagctaaaatttagaaaatttcccctttttgggccccatccctctgcccctagggctCAGACCTTACTAATTTATggaaaatatgattgtccttcccaatgatgtttcacaccaaatatggaagtaaaccactcaagggttaagccatcctggatactccagggcttccgatcacttacgatctctacacccctggactatctcatagtaaaactggaggcaacagaataaaacaggtaatttagtcctttgatgaacatcaaaagagccgtataacggtacactgtggttgactgtgtggctttgatgttaggcgtcgctctctctgtagtcttcaaagggaatttttgctagcctgtgattggtcaaatgttttccactgagcttccttcaatttcactatgagatagtccaggggtgtagagatcataagtgatcggaacccctggagtatcgaggatggggttaAGCAGGAGTGGCGTTTTAAATGCAAAAGTTAAAGCaagacgcacggcgcacgataCACTGCGCACGAAGACGGACAAAgcacgatgactataggtcatcctgacccttcgggtctgatgacctaaaaatgtaccACATTAAATATGAATGCAGTGTTAGCGTTTAAGAATATCCGTGGCTGACTACAATTGCTTACattacaaacaaattaatctaTAATTCAGTCTAAGATTGTATTCAtaatttaaatacataaaattagtctggtacattttaaaattatttgaatgGCATCAATTTTAAAACATGGTAGCCTTAGCAGGTATGACTATTCTTTAAATCCGCAGgtcatttaaaatttaaaaataataaacattatAGAGGAAAAACATTGTaacaacagttttttttttcatatgaagGCACCTATAATATAGACTCTAGAATTTATCTTCAGataaaaatgatgaattttaaagtttttcagTTAGTCATCCTCCTCTTCGGTTTCTTTCTTCCTAATATTCCTCTGACTTTTACTTTTCTTTGATTTAAATGTCACACTTGGCTTTATAACTAATGATTCGCCTTCCAAATCACCGTCACCATCCTCAAAATCATCGTATTCTTTCTTTGTCACATTCATTTCTATTGAATCCAAGTCTTGTTTAAGAGTTCCCTTTTTGGGAGGTCTTTTAAAAACAATGGCTCCTTGTGAACATGCTCCGCCCTCAACATCTGCCTTCACTTCCTCCTCTTTCCCTTCGGCTGCCTCGCGTAACTTCCTCCTTTCCTCGAGGAAGGCGAAGGCTGCCTGCGTGTTTGCAGCTTGACTCATATCCTCATTCGAAACATCCTCTAACGTGTACTTCTTCCACTTACTGGGGTTTACTTTGAAATCAGGAACTTTGTTTTTTCTTGGAAATCTTTGTGGAGGAAGTTTAAAGTCTGCATCCATCTTCCTTGACTTAAAATCTGATtgggagttatctcccctcttttTATACGGAGGAACGTAGAGCTCAGAGGAGGGCCTCTTGAGCCCTTTCCTTTCACCACCATCTGACTCAGGATGCCTACTTGTGGAATTTAGTGGAAGAATGCCTggtttcttaattttttttgataaaGTCTCAGTATCTTCGAAAGTTGGAtcagattttaaaattttattactTTCTTCGTCGGCGATAGATTTGTCGCGGGCGACATGCTTGTCCTCAAGGGATTGCAGACAGCTGAACACATCCTTACATCTGTTGGAGAAGCCATCATTGCTGGAGAAGATTGTGAAATCTGGACTGCCCTCTGGTTTCCCCTTTTCTTGCATTTTCTCTCTGTTctgaaattaattaacaaattaatatatatttgattgtatAGTTGACATGACAATgtggaaaatatcaaaacaatgttACAAGTTTATACTACAGCTTCTGCTACCTTTGTCTGAAATTCCAAAGTATGATTTTATAAGTTTGTAAACTTGAAATATTGGTGGGGATATGGGAGGCAAGAATAGCGCTGGAGAAAAACTTCCAATACCATATTGTAATTgtatgtcatcctcgatactccaggggttactatcagtgacgttatatccacccctggaccgtGTCATAGTAGACTTAAttcttttgaagattacagagaaagtgaTGCTCGATTCCAAAGCAATGCAGTctaccacagtgtaccattatttgattcttttgatttACACCAAAGgacccatcctcaatactccgggggttccgatcacttatgatatctacacccctggactatctcatagtaaaactgaagacaacagaacaggtaatttagtcctttgatgtacatcaaaagagccgtataagaGTACACTGCGGTTGACCCACAGGTACATGTACCTGTGGTTGACCGTGTGGCTGTgatgttgggcgtcgctctgtctgtagtcttcaaaggaaatatttgctggcctgtgattggttcagatgtttCCCCTGAtctgcctccaattttactatgaaacAGTCCAGAAAATGATTGGAACCACTGGAGTATCAAGGACGAGTAAAAATATCGAGGATATATCTACTGATTACCAACTAAATTGATTTAGACTAAAAAGTGTTTTACTTTCttttattcaataattatttgatagtGCAGAGGAAATCAAATCATTGTCTGATCATCATTCAAAATGGTGTTTTTCCTTGATCCGTCAAAACTGGTAACATGGTTTTACTTTTCAATACAGAGCAAACTCATACATACAGTAATGATGTAGGCCTATCTAACGCAAAAATGCAAACGTTTCGTAATCTAAAAAAAACTTACTCAACTAACAAAACATGCATTAAAGATATTATACTTACATGACTTCCCTAGATCATTTCTTTCAGTAAGTTTTTTTCCCAAATCCACGATCACCTGGTCTTACGCATGAACTGAGCAGATCCACAGTACTCGTTTCTATTTTAGAGTTATCCCCCCTGAACCACCCAAAATGCCGAATGAAAAGCATAATTGGCTTGTATAATACGGTAGACTCCATTGGAAATCCGGTCTGTGTTCAGCTGTTTAACAGCAgtgttttcaaaaataatatccTCATATAAAGcacatatcattatcatttccTATATATACCGACAGCAAACCAATGTTATTCATTTactcctatatatatatatatatataataagtccTTCTCCATTCACTTACCTCCTGAATCATGACACATTTCTCTTTCGCCTTCAGCATAGGAAAGAAACCAGTTTTACAAACTCATAAGGTATATTGTTCTTCATGTATGttcatatatcaaaatatat
The DNA window shown above is from Argopecten irradians isolate NY chromosome 8, Ai_NY, whole genome shotgun sequence and carries:
- the LOC138330333 gene encoding uncharacterized protein isoform X2 is translated as MQEKGKPEGSPDFTIFSSNDGFSNRCKDVFSCLQSLEDKHVARDKSIADEESNKILKSDPTFEDTETLSKKIKKPGILPLNSTSRHPESDGGERKGLKRPSSELYVPPYKKRGDNSQSDFKSRKMDADFKLPPQRFPRKNKVPDFKVNPSKWKKYTLEDVSNEDMSQAANTQAAFAFLEERRKLREAAEGKEEEVKADVEGGACSQGAIVFKRPPKKGTLKQDLDSIEMNVTKKEYDDFEDGDGDLEGESLVIKPSVTFKSKKSKSQRNIRKKETEEEDD
- the LOC138330333 gene encoding uncharacterized protein isoform X1, producing the protein MLKAKEKCVMIQENREKMQEKGKPEGSPDFTIFSSNDGFSNRCKDVFSCLQSLEDKHVARDKSIADEESNKILKSDPTFEDTETLSKKIKKPGILPLNSTSRHPESDGGERKGLKRPSSELYVPPYKKRGDNSQSDFKSRKMDADFKLPPQRFPRKNKVPDFKVNPSKWKKYTLEDVSNEDMSQAANTQAAFAFLEERRKLREAAEGKEEEVKADVEGGACSQGAIVFKRPPKKGTLKQDLDSIEMNVTKKEYDDFEDGDGDLEGESLVIKPSVTFKSKKSKSQRNIRKKETEEEDD